In Ischnura elegans chromosome 6, ioIscEleg1.1, whole genome shotgun sequence, one genomic interval encodes:
- the LOC124161451 gene encoding lysine-specific demethylase 6B-like — MSAGRRGPAPPPPSQEPLIVVEEAEGIEEEEDDGGGDNSLDERFEDEESPPPTPGLLCPDIRDRRKRSLPTPSCASGITASQVRRLSERGTAHTRRDAAFLATLTSAPAPGRRHSVTISRVPPLPVFRPRRESLAGCAPASRPIDPVTSFQLQLDIMDDIAEVKARKVRLKVKKTPSKERVCEVQHLDSQGALLKAPGGAGTSTGRRHSEGAPRGKKGGGIVCSDTDLVSLLSLSPSGSPPTGRQQQEAEAAAAAPAPATPPASPPPVVTVEAPDPPTPSPPATPNKVVWDGGSGSVVDAHQLGTAIEEYLRLQDLGPSTSSTQKASKGPAAAPSEGPASSSAAGSSEGPSGAAKGSEEATSESSLCSTLKDLFVK, encoded by the exons ATGTCGGCCGGGAGGCGCGGTCCGGCGCCCCCGCCGCCGTCGCAAGAGCCGCTGATCGTGGTGGAGGAGGCGGAGGGaatcgaggaggaggaggacgacgGTGGAGGCGACAACTCCCTGGACGAGCGCTTCGAGGACGAGGAGTCCCCGCCGCCAACCCCCGGGCTCCTCTGCCCAGACATCCGAGACCGGCGCAAGCGATCCCTGCCCACGCCGTCATGCGCATCCGGAATCACAGCCAGCCAG GTGCGTCGCCTGTCGGAGCGTGGCACGGCCCACACGCGTCGGGACGCGGCGTTCCTGGCGACCCTGACGAGCGCACCGGCGCCAGGGAGGCGCCACTCGGTGACCATCTCGCGGGTGCCGCCCCTGCCCGTGTTCCGGCCGCGGAGGGAGTCCCTGGCGGGATGCGCCCCTGCCTCCAGGCCCATCGACCCCGTGACCTCGTTCCAGCTGCAACTGGACATCATGGACGACATAGCGGAGGTGAAGGCGCGGAAGGTGCGGCTCAAAGTGAAGAAGACGCCGAGCAAGGAGCGGGTGTGCGAGGTACAGCACCTCGACTCCCAGGGGGCGCTCCTGAAGGCCCCCGGGGGCGCGGGGACCTCGACGGGGAGGAGGCACTCGGAAGGGGCCCCCAGGGGAAAGAAGG GTGGTGGGATAGTGTGCTCGGACACGGACCTCGTGTCGCTGCTGTCGCTCTCTCCATCCGGGTCGCCCCCGACCGGGAGGCAGCAACAGGAGGCGGAGGCCGCCGCCGCAGCCCCCGCCCCCGCCACCCCACCCGCCTCCCCGCCGCCCGTCGTCACCGTGGAGGCCCCCGACCCGCCCACCCCCTCGCCCCCGGCAACCCCCAACAAGGTCGTCTGGGACGGGGGCAGCGGCTCCGTGGTCGACGCCCACCAGCTGGGCACCGCCATCGAGGAGTACCTCCGCCTCCAGGACCTCGGTCCATCCACTTCCTCCACGCAGAAGGCCTCCAAGGGCCCCGCGGCCGCCCCCAGCGAGGGGCCCGCCTCCTCCTCGGCGGCGGGGTCTTCGGAAGGCCCTTCCGGAGCCGCAAAGGGCTCTGAAGAAGCGACCTCCGAGTCATCGCTGTGCTCCACGCTCAAGGATCTGTTCGTCAAGTAG